A single region of the Streptomyces sp. NBC_01262 genome encodes:
- a CDS encoding GNAT family N-acetyltransferase translates to MTSRAVIRPYRPEDRDAVYDICVRTGHEGGDARHLYPDALELLPDIFAGPYATLEPGLAFVVDDGGGRAVGYIVGAADTAVFAARFREEWLPKVEHRYPRPVDDPRTPTEEMIGLLHNPERMIVPELAGYPAHLHIDLLPEYQRAGHGRELMRTLLDALARGGVPAVHLGMVTANTAARAFYDRVGFHEIAVPDPGPLTYLGREPFQKVGAAV, encoded by the coding sequence ATGACCTCACGAGCCGTCATCCGCCCGTACCGCCCCGAGGACCGGGACGCCGTCTACGACATCTGCGTCCGCACCGGCCACGAGGGCGGCGACGCCCGTCACCTCTACCCCGACGCCTTGGAACTGCTCCCGGACATCTTCGCGGGCCCGTACGCGACGCTGGAGCCGGGGCTGGCCTTCGTCGTGGACGACGGAGGCGGCCGGGCCGTCGGGTACATCGTCGGCGCCGCGGACACGGCGGTGTTCGCCGCGCGGTTCCGGGAGGAGTGGCTGCCGAAGGTGGAGCACCGGTATCCGCGTCCGGTGGACGACCCCCGGACGCCGACGGAGGAGATGATCGGGCTGCTGCACAACCCGGAACGGATGATCGTGCCGGAGCTGGCCGGGTATCCGGCGCATCTGCACATCGATCTGCTGCCGGAGTACCAGCGGGCGGGCCATGGACGGGAGTTGATGCGGACGCTTCTGGACGCGCTGGCGCGCGGCGGCGTCCCGGCGGTGCACCTGGGGATGGTGACGGCGAACACCGCTGCCCGTGCGTTCTACGACCGGGTGGGATTCCACGAGATCGCGGTCCCGGACCCGGGCCCGCTGACGTATCTGGGGCGTGAACCGTTTCAAAAGGTCGGTGCAGCGGTCTAG
- a CDS encoding NAD(P)/FAD-dependent oxidoreductase, with protein sequence MDRDAVVVGGGLAGTLAVGALLGQVDRVTLVERDRFPVGPEGRKGVPQGRHLHVFLSGGQRALDELLPGVGAELAAAGAHRLEMPRDILTRMPGGWQRRFHEGRHALVSCTRPLLDHVVRARVLAEAAESGTRLEIVEGAEVTGLLGDPDLVTGVRIQDRGRAGAGARELNAALVVDASGRGSRAPEWLEGLGRAAPREEVVDAGLAYVTRMFRLAEPPDAGVYIMPGPGVPRGGVAVPVEDGRWLVTLSGGRGEEPPTGDGEFLDFAASLVHPYLYELIKTAEPVSGVHGYRNTANRRRHYDAPGGVPEGFVAIADAACAFNPVYGQGMTVAVLSGLALRDHLAGGGLRPGLAAAVQGAAARAADTAWLTATAADRPFAAAGAISLGFVDRLKSRYFSRLTARVAVDPKVGAAYRDLVSLTVPLSRLLHPAIVARVLLLPRRPGLADPPLEVGPGPRGH encoded by the coding sequence ATGGACCGGGACGCGGTGGTGGTCGGCGGGGGGCTGGCGGGGACGCTGGCGGTGGGGGCTCTGTTGGGGCAGGTGGACAGGGTGACGCTGGTGGAGAGGGACCGGTTTCCGGTGGGGCCGGAGGGGCGGAAGGGCGTGCCGCAGGGGCGGCATCTGCATGTGTTCCTGAGTGGGGGTCAGCGCGCGCTGGACGAGTTGCTGCCCGGCGTGGGGGCGGAACTGGCGGCGGCGGGAGCACACCGCCTGGAGATGCCGCGGGACATACTGACGCGGATGCCGGGCGGTTGGCAGCGCCGCTTCCATGAGGGCAGGCACGCGCTCGTGTCGTGTACGCGGCCGTTGCTCGACCATGTCGTACGGGCGCGGGTGCTGGCGGAGGCGGCCGAGTCCGGGACGCGCCTGGAGATCGTCGAGGGGGCCGAGGTGACCGGCCTGCTCGGGGACCCAGACCTGGTGACCGGTGTCCGGATCCAGGACCGGGGGCGGGCCGGGGCCGGGGCGCGGGAGCTGAACGCCGCGCTCGTGGTGGACGCGTCGGGACGGGGGTCGCGGGCGCCGGAGTGGCTGGAAGGGCTCGGCAGGGCCGCGCCCCGCGAGGAGGTCGTGGACGCCGGACTGGCTTACGTCACGCGGATGTTCCGCCTGGCGGAGCCGCCGGACGCGGGTGTGTACATCATGCCCGGGCCGGGCGTGCCGCGCGGCGGCGTAGCGGTCCCGGTGGAGGACGGCCGGTGGCTGGTCACGCTCTCGGGCGGACGCGGAGAGGAACCGCCCACGGGGGATGGCGAGTTCCTCGACTTCGCGGCGTCGCTGGTGCATCCGTATCTGTATGAGCTCATCAAGACGGCCGAGCCGGTGTCCGGCGTGCACGGTTACCGGAACACCGCCAACCGGCGGCGCCACTACGACGCCCCGGGCGGTGTCCCGGAGGGCTTCGTGGCCATCGCGGACGCGGCGTGCGCCTTCAACCCGGTGTACGGGCAGGGTATGACCGTCGCGGTGCTGAGCGGGCTGGCGCTGCGTGACCACCTCGCGGGCGGCGGCCTTCGCCCGGGGCTCGCCGCGGCCGTCCAGGGGGCGGCGGCTCGTGCGGCCGACACGGCGTGGCTCACGGCCACCGCCGCCGACCGGCCCTTCGCGGCGGCCGGCGCCATCTCGCTGGGGTTTGTCGACCGCCTCAAGAGCCGCTACTTCTCACGTCTCACGGCCCGGGTCGCCGTGGATCCCAAGGTCGGCGCGGCCTACCGCGACCTCGTCTCGCTCACGGTCCCGCTGTCGCGGTTGCTCCACCCGGCCATCGTGGCCCGGGTGCTGCTGCTGCCGCGCCGGCCGGGCCTGGCGGATCCGCCGCTGGAGGTGGGGCCGGGGCCGCGCGGCCACTGA
- a CDS encoding MFS transporter: MTTSDRKGVALAVIASCQLMVVLDITIVNIALPHIQTSLDFSTTGLSWVLNAYTLTFGGLLLLGGRAGDILGRRRVFIFGVLLFALASLLGGLAQNSAELLAARSLQGVGGAIASPTSLALITTTFTEGPERNRAFGVFAAVSAGGGAIGLLAGGVLVEWLNWRWIFFVNVPIAVLIAVATPRVIRESARHPGHFDLAGAFTSTLGMVSLVYGFIRAAQEGWRDPLTIAAFCAAVALLTAFILVERSSAQPITPLKLFADRNRSGTYGIMLSLAAAIFGMFFFLTLFVQDILSFSPLQAGLGFLPVSLVVAVGAAISSKQLPRFGPKPLMVGGALFCASGLIWLTFTDIDSTYLGSILGPLLLFGLGMGLQFVALTLMAVSGVAAKESGAASGMLNATQQVGGSLGLSILVTAFGTASRNEAVDQLPSFLAQATPAERAVFRHTGQLPGVWGDHVLTSGITTAFLVAAAFTIVSALIALFVIQVRPSDLERLQGSADPAEVAR, from the coding sequence ATGACGACCTCGGACCGCAAAGGCGTGGCGCTCGCCGTCATCGCGTCGTGTCAGCTGATGGTGGTGCTCGACATCACCATCGTCAATATCGCGCTCCCGCACATACAGACCTCGCTCGACTTCTCCACCACCGGCCTTTCCTGGGTCCTGAACGCCTACACCCTCACTTTCGGCGGCCTGCTCCTGCTCGGCGGCCGGGCCGGCGACATCCTCGGCCGCCGCCGCGTCTTCATCTTCGGCGTCCTGCTCTTCGCCCTGGCCTCCCTGCTCGGCGGACTCGCCCAGAATTCCGCCGAACTCCTCGCCGCCCGCTCCCTCCAGGGCGTGGGCGGCGCCATCGCCTCACCCACCTCCCTGGCCCTGATCACCACGACCTTCACCGAAGGCCCGGAGCGCAACCGCGCCTTCGGCGTCTTCGCCGCCGTCTCGGCGGGCGGCGGCGCGATCGGGCTGCTGGCCGGCGGAGTGCTGGTCGAATGGCTCAACTGGCGCTGGATCTTCTTCGTCAATGTGCCGATCGCGGTTCTCATCGCCGTCGCCACGCCCCGCGTCATCAGGGAATCCGCCCGCCATCCGGGCCACTTCGACCTCGCCGGCGCGTTCACCTCGACGCTGGGAATGGTCTCCCTCGTCTACGGATTCATCCGCGCCGCCCAGGAAGGCTGGCGCGATCCGCTGACGATCGCCGCGTTCTGCGCGGCCGTCGCGCTGCTCACGGCGTTCATCCTCGTCGAAAGGAGTTCGGCGCAGCCGATCACACCGTTGAAGCTGTTCGCCGACCGCAACCGGTCGGGAACGTACGGCATCATGCTGAGCCTCGCCGCCGCGATCTTCGGCATGTTCTTCTTCCTCACCCTCTTCGTCCAGGACATCCTGTCCTTCAGCCCGCTCCAGGCCGGGCTCGGATTCCTCCCGGTGAGCCTGGTCGTCGCCGTCGGCGCCGCGATCTCCTCCAAACAGCTGCCCAGATTCGGCCCCAAACCCCTGATGGTGGGCGGCGCCCTCTTCTGCGCCTCCGGGCTGATCTGGCTGACCTTCACCGACATCGACAGCACCTACCTCGGCAGCATCCTCGGCCCCCTTCTGCTGTTCGGCCTCGGCATGGGCCTGCAGTTCGTCGCCCTGACCCTCATGGCGGTCTCCGGGGTCGCCGCGAAGGAGTCCGGCGCCGCCTCCGGCATGCTCAACGCCACCCAGCAGGTCGGCGGCTCCCTCGGCCTCTCCATCCTCGTCACCGCCTTCGGCACGGCCAGCCGCAACGAGGCCGTCGACCAACTGCCGTCCTTCCTCGCCCAGGCCACGCCCGCCGAGCGGGCCGTCTTCCGGCACACCGGCCAACTCCCGGGGGTCTGGGGCGACCACGTGCTCACCAGTGGCATCACCACGGCCTTCCTCGTCGCCGCCGCGTTCACCATCGTCTCCGCGCTCATCGCCCTCTTCGTCATCCAGGTCCGGCCCTCCGACCTCGAACGCCTCCAGGGCTCGGCGGATCCGGCGGAGGTCGCGCGGTAG
- a CDS encoding four-helix bundle copper-binding protein, producing MTQTGTMAPMSKAMQDCVAACMSCHTMCEETMSSCMSMGSGGQDRMQIMRALIDCSEMTRMCADMMMRRSPLAAEMSAMCARACDMCAQACMSMPDDPQMIRCAESCRRCAEMCRAMAGASA from the coding sequence ATGACCCAGACCGGAACCATGGCCCCGATGAGCAAGGCGATGCAGGACTGCGTCGCCGCGTGCATGTCGTGCCACACCATGTGCGAGGAGACCATGAGCTCCTGCATGTCCATGGGCAGCGGCGGCCAGGACCGGATGCAGATCATGCGCGCGCTCATCGACTGCAGTGAGATGACCCGAATGTGCGCCGACATGATGATGCGCAGGTCGCCGCTGGCGGCCGAGATGAGCGCGATGTGCGCCCGGGCCTGCGACATGTGCGCGCAGGCGTGCATGTCCATGCCCGACGACCCGCAGATGATCCGCTGTGCCGAGTCCTGTCGCCGCTGCGCCGAGATGTGCCGCGCGATGGCGGGCGCCAGCGCCTGA
- a CDS encoding LLM class flavin-dependent oxidoreductase: MPLPTQPLRTLGFLTIGLFDGDDPRQGHESTLEIIELGERLGFDSAWLRHRHLQYGISSPVAVLAAASQRTSRIALGTAVIPLGWENPLRLAEDLATVDVLSGGRLNPGVSVGPPMHYDQVKGALYPDTGDTQDFGYDRVRRLLDFVRGEPATDFSGVEGFEVFSDRVQPHSPGLGDRMWYGGGSLRSAQWAGENGMNLLTSSVVKAEEAEDFAEIQLSHIRAFRAHHPDGERARVSQGLVVIPTDSASPEQRAKYEEYARKRTPRTRTPQGPARLMFAPDLVGTSAEIAEQLYSHAAFREVDEVTFALPFTFDHEDYVQILTDIATKLGPELGWQPGA; the protein is encoded by the coding sequence GTGCCGCTGCCCACCCAACCACTGCGGACGCTGGGTTTCCTGACCATCGGGCTGTTCGACGGAGACGACCCCCGGCAGGGCCACGAGTCGACGCTGGAGATCATCGAGCTGGGCGAGCGGCTGGGCTTCGACAGCGCGTGGCTGCGGCACCGTCATCTGCAGTACGGCATCTCCTCCCCCGTCGCCGTCCTGGCGGCGGCCTCGCAGCGCACTTCCCGTATCGCGCTGGGCACCGCGGTCATCCCCCTGGGCTGGGAGAATCCGCTGCGGCTGGCCGAGGACCTGGCCACGGTCGACGTCCTGTCCGGGGGCCGCCTCAATCCGGGCGTGAGCGTCGGCCCTCCGATGCACTACGACCAGGTCAAGGGCGCCCTCTACCCCGACACCGGCGACACCCAGGACTTCGGCTACGACCGCGTACGGCGGCTGCTGGACTTCGTACGCGGCGAACCCGCCACGGACTTCAGCGGCGTCGAGGGCTTCGAGGTGTTCTCCGACCGCGTCCAGCCGCACTCCCCCGGTCTGGGGGACCGCATGTGGTACGGCGGCGGCAGCCTGCGGTCTGCGCAGTGGGCCGGGGAGAACGGCATGAACCTCCTGACCAGCAGTGTTGTCAAAGCGGAGGAAGCCGAAGACTTCGCGGAGATCCAGCTCTCACACATCCGGGCCTTCCGCGCCCATCACCCCGACGGCGAGCGCGCCCGCGTCTCCCAGGGGCTCGTCGTCATCCCCACCGACAGCGCCTCGCCCGAGCAGCGCGCGAAGTACGAGGAGTACGCCCGCAAGCGGACGCCGCGCACCCGCACCCCGCAGGGGCCTGCGCGCCTGATGTTCGCGCCCGATCTCGTCGGAACCTCCGCCGAGATCGCCGAACAGCTCTACTCCCACGCCGCGTTCCGGGAGGTCGACGAGGTCACCTTCGCGCTGCCCTTCACCTTCGACCACGAGGACTACGTCCAGATCCTCACCGACATCGCCACCAAGCTCGGCCCCGAGCTGGGCTGGCAGCCCGGGGCCTGA
- a CDS encoding discoidin domain-containing protein, with the protein MRPLGTERPPIRALYAGLIALLAALLAGSLAPPAHAAVAPDRARPALKASWPGNTPNTTGGKDYFIDATLGRDAAAGTSTATAWRTLAKANATTFAPGDRILLKAGEQWQDQQLWPKGSGSAGRPVTISAYGAPGAERPYIATNGRVPSPFNADGTKNPATVGLTGAIVLRNQQYWDINNVELSNDDDFATDITSGTYVRDGIMVSINADLIGSGADSVMDHFRISNVFVHNLDGPSHWQKIHYGAVDFQVFGSRSYKAYGTGGYYFKDVRIENNTFENVELHAVQFAFNWFSADGADAGQYDENGKWHEGWEQLWVRTRDLYSRDVYIGHNYAESIGQGAFQLANTKNMTVEYNEVNGFLKRYDAVSCALYLWAGADSVMQYNEVYGGPDNEYDGTPWDLEYTNFNVTYQFNYSHDNAAGWMAYMGNSSDSVARYNLSVNDNGVLVKNMLSTNYSPTYFTNNTFVYDGADLDYVHDETFLSRVYFLNNIFYNTSTTTATPWYRRTGALRQAVFSDNDYYESGGAHSVQEPADPRGSRADPRFAGDPADYVTGAGVDRIRDAAAHFALRDDSPLIDAGRYNPHLGTADFLGTHIYYGAAPDIGIAESRIGPQVTDPVDDDPIEEETDNRVDLALGRPVTASSTHPGANGTLTADKLTDGDLTTRWAAADDAAYPITLNIDFGADTTFDEVYLDEYTDSGTNPRVQSFALQRWDAGTGAWVTFTSRDDGIGHDRTVTGFGSVTTSRLRVALTGQIATEQYTPTMTEIAVYRTGA; encoded by the coding sequence ATGAGACCTCTCGGTACCGAACGACCTCCCATACGGGCGCTGTACGCGGGCCTCATCGCCCTGCTCGCCGCGCTGCTGGCCGGATCGCTCGCTCCGCCCGCGCACGCCGCCGTCGCCCCGGACCGCGCCCGCCCCGCCCTCAAGGCGTCCTGGCCGGGCAACACCCCGAACACCACCGGCGGCAAGGACTACTTCATCGACGCGACGCTCGGCCGCGACGCCGCGGCCGGGACCTCCACGGCAACCGCCTGGCGCACCCTGGCCAAGGCCAACGCGACCACCTTCGCACCGGGCGACCGCATCCTGCTCAAGGCCGGTGAGCAGTGGCAGGACCAGCAGCTGTGGCCCAAGGGCTCGGGCAGCGCGGGCAGGCCGGTCACGATCTCGGCGTACGGCGCCCCGGGCGCCGAGCGGCCGTACATCGCGACGAACGGCCGTGTGCCGAGCCCGTTCAACGCGGACGGCACCAAGAACCCCGCAACCGTCGGCCTGACCGGCGCCATCGTGCTGCGCAATCAGCAGTACTGGGACATAAACAACGTCGAGCTGTCCAACGACGACGACTTCGCGACCGACATCACGTCAGGGACGTATGTCCGCGACGGAATCATGGTGTCGATCAACGCCGACCTCATCGGCAGCGGCGCGGACAGCGTCATGGACCACTTCCGCATCTCGAACGTCTTCGTCCACAACCTCGACGGCCCGAGCCACTGGCAGAAGATCCACTACGGCGCCGTCGACTTCCAGGTCTTCGGCAGCCGCAGCTACAAGGCGTACGGCACCGGCGGCTATTACTTCAAGGACGTCCGGATCGAGAACAACACCTTCGAGAACGTCGAACTGCACGCCGTCCAGTTCGCGTTCAACTGGTTCTCGGCCGACGGCGCGGACGCCGGCCAGTACGACGAGAACGGCAAGTGGCATGAGGGCTGGGAACAGCTCTGGGTGCGCACCCGCGACCTGTACAGCCGTGACGTCTACATCGGCCACAACTACGCCGAGAGCATCGGCCAGGGCGCGTTCCAGCTCGCGAACACCAAGAACATGACGGTCGAGTACAACGAGGTGAACGGCTTCCTCAAGCGCTACGACGCGGTCTCCTGCGCGCTGTACCTGTGGGCCGGCGCCGACTCGGTCATGCAGTACAACGAGGTCTACGGCGGTCCGGACAACGAGTACGACGGCACCCCCTGGGACCTGGAGTACACCAACTTCAACGTCACGTACCAGTTCAACTACTCGCACGACAACGCGGCGGGCTGGATGGCCTACATGGGCAACAGCTCCGACTCGGTGGCCCGCTACAACCTGAGCGTCAACGACAACGGCGTGCTCGTGAAGAACATGCTGTCGACGAACTACTCGCCGACCTACTTCACGAACAACACCTTCGTCTACGACGGCGCGGACCTCGACTACGTCCACGACGAGACGTTCCTGAGCCGCGTCTACTTCCTGAACAACATCTTCTACAACACCTCGACGACGACCGCGACGCCCTGGTACCGCCGGACCGGCGCCCTGCGGCAGGCCGTGTTCTCCGACAACGACTACTACGAGTCCGGCGGCGCCCACTCCGTTCAGGAACCGGCCGACCCGAGGGGGTCGCGGGCCGACCCGCGGTTCGCCGGCGACCCCGCCGACTACGTCACCGGGGCGGGCGTGGACCGGATCCGGGACGCGGCGGCGCACTTCGCGCTGCGCGACGACTCACCGCTCATCGACGCCGGCCGGTACAACCCGCACCTGGGCACAGCGGACTTCCTCGGCACGCACATCTACTACGGCGCCGCACCGGACATCGGCATCGCCGAGAGCCGCATCGGCCCGCAGGTCACCGACCCGGTCGACGACGACCCCATCGAGGAGGAGACGGACAACCGCGTCGACCTCGCGCTCGGCAGACCGGTCACCGCGAGTTCGACCCACCCCGGGGCGAACGGGACACTCACCGCGGACAAGCTGACCGACGGCGACCTCACGACCCGCTGGGCCGCGGCCGACGACGCGGCCTACCCGATCACGCTGAACATCGACTTCGGCGCGGACACCACCTTCGACGAGGTGTACCTCGACGAGTACACCGACTCGGGCACCAACCCGCGGGTGCAGTCCTTCGCGCTCCAGCGCTGGGACGCCGGGACCGGCGCATGGGTGACCTTCACCAGCCGCGACGACGGCATCGGGCACGACCGCACCGTCACCGGCTTCGGCAGCGTCACGACCTCCCGGCTCCGGGTGGCGCTCACCGGGCAGATCGCGACGGAGCAGTACACCCCGACCATGACCGAGATCGCCGTCTACCGCACCGGCGCCTAG
- a CDS encoding peptidyl-prolyl cis-trans isomerase, with translation MKESTRTAGTRPRPAPSRKPAAPSRKPTPSRKPSRRAVVLFTGVCVALAALLVTGLTMLSHHTTDEVASLDGHPVTRDELLFHMRRLAPTVQNELRNTYHLRGAIDWNAKAGDRTALQRLETRAFDEIWRDKTTLVLAKEQGLIGSVDHKDFLAELTEENESRAEAVAKGGTVYGVTRFSPEEYYTHRLTELTTGLKERLAEGADAPLRVTDAEVRKAFDADKDAWSANATTYEYAQLVVPVPAGAAPDYAAALQRRVKAAGRLAAVAAREPGARLTTATYEGSGSAGPNAHDQDLMTVLGKLAPGRISAPVTGTGQITYYELDGRKVDEAKAFADYRLRIRQSLVEEKFDQLIQRRVDHSDIDVDASAVDAIKAEDVQQ, from the coding sequence ATGAAGGAATCGACGCGCACGGCAGGCACCCGGCCCCGGCCGGCCCCCTCGCGCAAGCCGGCAGCCCCCTCGCGCAAGCCGACCCCCTCGCGCAAGCCGTCGCGCCGGGCCGTCGTCCTGTTCACCGGCGTGTGCGTCGCCCTCGCCGCGCTGCTGGTCACCGGCCTGACGATGCTCAGCCACCACACAACCGACGAGGTCGCCTCCCTCGACGGGCACCCCGTGACCCGCGACGAGCTGCTCTTCCACATGCGCCGGCTCGCCCCGACCGTGCAGAACGAGCTGCGCAACACGTACCACCTGCGGGGCGCGATCGACTGGAACGCGAAGGCCGGTGACAGGACCGCGCTCCAGCGGCTCGAAACCCGTGCGTTCGACGAGATCTGGCGGGACAAGACCACGCTCGTCCTCGCGAAGGAGCAGGGGCTCATCGGCTCCGTGGACCACAAGGACTTCCTCGCCGAACTGACCGAGGAGAACGAGTCCCGTGCCGAGGCCGTCGCGAAGGGCGGGACCGTCTACGGCGTCACGCGGTTCTCCCCCGAGGAGTACTACACGCACCGGCTCACCGAGCTGACCACCGGCCTGAAGGAGCGGCTCGCCGAGGGCGCCGACGCACCGCTGCGGGTCACCGACGCCGAGGTCCGCAAGGCGTTCGACGCGGACAAGGACGCCTGGAGCGCCAACGCGACCACGTACGAGTACGCGCAGCTCGTCGTGCCGGTGCCCGCCGGCGCCGCCCCGGACTACGCCGCCGCCCTGCAGCGCCGGGTGAAGGCCGCCGGGCGTCTCGCGGCCGTCGCCGCCAGGGAACCCGGTGCCAGGTTGACGACCGCCACGTACGAGGGCAGCGGTTCCGCCGGGCCGAACGCCCACGACCAGGACCTCATGACGGTGCTCGGAAAGCTCGCACCGGGCCGGATCTCCGCCCCCGTCACGGGCACCGGCCAGATCACCTACTACGAGCTCGACGGCAGGAAGGTCGACGAGGCCAAGGCGTTCGCCGACTACCGCCTCCGCATTCGGCAGTCGCTCGTCGAGGAGAAGTTCGACCAGTTGATCCAGCGCCGGGTCGATCACAGCGACATCGACGTCGACGCCTCGGCGGTGGACGCCATCAAGGCAGAGGATGTGCAGCAATGA
- a CDS encoding LacI family DNA-binding transcriptional regulator, translating to MTEGSARSTRQPSMADVARTAGVSAQTVSRALRGSPNVNPETSRRVRAAVQQLGYQFNNAARSLSSGRSHTIGLVLLRSGGYYSRSAVTAGVEAAADEARYAVTIATISALDTGLMERSLSKLADQGVDGIVIAVPLISVTQRMEDITRNIPTVTLDGSRTAGARVLGIDQREAGRVATQHLLDLGHRQVWHVSGPDEWIEARRRREGWQECLAAAGIQAPPPLEGDWSPDSGHRQGQILAMIPDVTAVFAASDEMAFGVIRALRERGRSVPDDVSIVSVDDIALAAYCSPPLTTVRQDFYRYGAAAVALLLGGADAGVEESVASASLSVRGSTAPPRLP from the coding sequence ATGACCGAAGGTTCCGCACGGTCCACGAGGCAGCCGAGCATGGCGGATGTGGCCCGGACCGCCGGGGTGTCGGCGCAGACCGTCTCCCGCGCGCTGCGCGGTTCGCCGAACGTCAACCCCGAGACCAGCAGGCGCGTACGGGCCGCCGTGCAACAGCTCGGCTACCAGTTCAACAACGCCGCCCGGTCGCTCTCCTCCGGGCGCAGCCACACCATCGGACTCGTGCTGCTGCGGTCCGGCGGGTACTACTCGCGCTCGGCGGTGACCGCAGGCGTCGAGGCGGCCGCGGACGAGGCCAGGTACGCGGTGACCATCGCGACCATCTCCGCGCTGGACACCGGCCTGATGGAGCGGTCCCTGTCCAAGCTCGCGGACCAGGGCGTAGACGGCATCGTCATCGCCGTGCCGCTCATCTCCGTGACACAGAGGATGGAGGACATCACCCGGAACATCCCGACCGTCACGCTCGACGGCTCGCGGACCGCCGGCGCCCGGGTGCTCGGCATCGACCAGCGGGAAGCGGGCCGGGTCGCCACGCAGCACCTGCTCGACCTGGGCCACCGCCAGGTCTGGCACGTCTCCGGGCCGGACGAGTGGATCGAGGCGCGCCGGCGGCGCGAGGGCTGGCAGGAGTGCCTGGCCGCCGCCGGGATCCAGGCGCCGCCGCCCCTGGAGGGCGACTGGTCGCCCGACTCCGGACACCGGCAGGGGCAGATCCTGGCGATGATCCCCGACGTGACCGCGGTCTTCGCCGCCAGTGACGAGATGGCCTTCGGGGTGATCCGGGCCCTGCGCGAGCGCGGCCGGTCGGTCCCCGACGACGTGTCCATCGTGAGCGTCGACGACATCGCCCTGGCGGCCTACTGCTCCCCGCCGCTGACCACCGTCCGGCAGGACTTCTACCGCTACGGCGCGGCGGCCGTAGCCCTGCTGCTGGGGGGCGCCGACGCGGGCGTCGAGGAGTCCGTCGCTTCCGCGTCACTGTCGGTACGCGGCTCCACGGCGCCGCCGCGTCTCCCCTGA